AGCTGAGGAAGTTTTTTGTTGTTCAGTCCCCTTTCCACACCCCAGATTTTAGAAAGGGAGTACTAAGAAAAATAGACAGacaaatgtgttgtgtgttttttatatattcagtATAATACTGATGTATTACTTTACCACTGAGTCCATTTGAACaagttacataaaacattttgGGCCACTTTGTTTAGGTAACTGCGATTTATTGTCTGTTAACCATAAAAGCCAACTTGAATGAAAGACATGTGATTTTTGAATTTCATGTTTCTTGTTGCAGTTCACATTACTGTCAAAGGATGCAATTAACTCTTCCTTTTTCCACgggaaatgtgttgtgttttcagtTCATCTGGATTGGTACATATAAAAATTATGGCAAATGTACCATATTTCacatttcaaagctgtttgtTACAAGATGAGTTTGTTCGTCATTCACTTtagaaatcaaaataaatctcccAGGCTGTTTCCGTCTCTTCTGTAGAGTCCTGCTTGCGTTCACATGTAATAATACTCCCTCATATCCTGAAGCACCTCTTCCAAAGCCTCTTCTGTAGTTAGAGGTGGGGGCCTGCAACTACgtataaactattaaaacaagAAATTACAAATCTCAAGTTAGACACATGCATTGATTTCATCCTCTGGACAGTAACATTAAACAACTGTGTATTGGGTTTAAAATCCAACATGTTAAAATAGTTACATACACACCAGAAATCTTGACTTCTTGTAGTGTGTTTAGGGGCAGTGCAATTGAGATCTAGGTGTATGCGAACACCCTCCCATTCACTTACCTCTTTAGTGACCTCTAAAGTTGTATAGTGGTAGTTTTCTGGTCCAAGTGATTCAAGCAGAGAAGTGCGAAGATACGGGGTTTGACTCTGCAACTTGCCTTGTCAAAGCCAAGTGTTGCTTCAGCATGTCATTTAAAGCAAAGACTGCAGGACTGTAGGCCTTTAGAgctggagcaaaaaaaaaaaaatctgatcgtCACCAATGTTCGAAGAATCGATGACCACGCAACCTTGTCTTCCTCTATCGTGGTATTAGagtcagattttaaaatatttaaatctataTCGTCTTATTTTACCTTCTAgtgcatcaacaacatggcttgcATATATGTTGCTGCAATGGATGGACCCAATACTGCCATGCCGTAGAGACAGAAGAGGTGTGGTGAACAGGGTTAATGCCTACTAGAAACACTCGAGTAGACAAAATAAGACAGGGCAGAAAATAAAGCATATGAATAGAGACCACACCGAGGAATCAAAGGAAGCTTAGTACTGCATAATAAAACTAACCATGTGGgtataaagaataataaaaaagaaaaacgttaTCCACCACTGGACCAGTTGTAGGCTAATGCAGGGGCTTGTGTCTGCACTCCTGCCTCTGACAGTCCCGTGCTTGCTCGATCTCCCTTTGTGAGGGGTTGGTGTGACTGTGCCAGACGGAGACAGACTTAAATGTGTGGAAGCCCTTGAGTACGAGGAGTCAATGCTGGAGCGACCCCCTTCTGGTCTGCCTGGGTACAACCGGGAGGGATCAGATTCTGTGCGCCCTCTCCTCCTAGCCCTCTCCTCGGCTGAGGACCCAGACTGTTGTCTCCACGTCTCTCTTTGAGACCTTTCAGACGCTTCCTGGACCACGCTGGCTGGACAGTAATTGTTTAGACATTCTGAGATTTCACCGATTGTCTTTTTGGAGTCTGTCTGGAGCTCGCTCTCGTATTCAGCATTGCCACCCACTTGATTCGCTGGCTGAGAAAAGGCCTGTGGTCCTTTGCTGTCTGCAGTGTTAATGGTCTTACTGGATTTTGTCTGGAAGTAAAAAGCACAGTTACTTGAAGTTCACTTTGAACCTTTACGTTTTTACAAGAATAACTATGACTAGATGTTCATTTACTGCACCTTTTCCTGTTTTTCTTCTGGTTTCTCTGTTTCTCCCAAAATTGCTGGCACGAGGTCCTCCAAggtcaaaatatttagtttgaaaTCTGAAaaccaccccagcaatataaaatggttaaatatttCTGATACCGCAGTGATAAAGATAATCACTAAAACAAAGcaattattgcttaattatagtAGGCTATCAAATACATAAAAACTATGGGACACTAAATTGTTATAAAGCCAAATTCTGAATGAATGTTACCTTTTATATTGAATTTTGATTGGGTGGGCCAAGCTATCCACATTTAATGCAGATGAAGaacaaataacactgtgtaacacaatttttgttcctgggtagtaagtgttatttcctaattgcttatgcctcaaaagtatagaaaatggctattattccctacaaactttgcttttgtgaccaggacaggtaaatttcaaaatatcactatttccagtgagaaaacgggcgcttttgtgtctttttgttcacataaagtaaaaaaacaacaacatatgaatccaaattagcatgtatttatactaaagtaatacaaaaatgactacaaaagatttaaagtgagtagttttttgagatttacgattatactgtaaatttacagtataaatcataaatcccgaaaaaatactcacttctaaattccCAGTACCACTACAATTAACTGGAAAAAGCACCAATTCAGCCACTTCCCTGCTGCACAACATCCTTATCTCCTTAGTCTGCTACACCCAGCCACAAAAGCAGTCAGCATTATCAATGACCCACAGTGCCAAGAATTTCAGGTTTGCTAAACCAACCAATCAGACCTCGCCGTTAGCATGATCACGTGATTTTTGTGAAACTGGGCTGAGAGATAGCAGGGAGCAGCATTGAAATAAAAAGCCCTGCAAGTCTAAAACCGAGtaagaagagaaagaaaatacCCTCCAGTTGAGATCTGAACCATGCTTTACTCTTTGATCTGTGGACTTCTTGCTCTGGCTACTTTGTGGTCAGTAGTTAATGCAACTGTTTTGACTTCTGACACATTTGAAAATAGTCCATGCATGAAGTTCTTTTATAAGAACCAAGAGCTGACTGGATTTGAAGGTTACAATTATGCCAGAATATGCCAGACTTTCAGGGACAGGTACTATTTCGCATCCCTATACGATAAGGATCGACGGATTCCGTTGTATTCAGCATCCTTGTTCAACTATAAAGATCCTTTGGACAAAGAGACGGACATGTCGAATGAACACTGGAAGTATGAGCCACAGGTAGGTTTTGCTTCATTGTATGATCCAGAATGGGATTTGCTCAGCAAGGACACTAAACTGAAATGAATTTGCTGAGTTCTCCACATTCTTATATTTTAGGACTGTTAGTGGTATTTTTGAAGCAAGTGTAAagtttattcacatttttctgaGGGGGATCAAGCAATTTCAGTGttatatgcatcatacacatgggaggggatCATACGAAAAAAAcactatcatataataatagacaACTCAACACCGCACAagcagcatgacagtaaacacagacacaatgaagctTTCATCCCTTTGTAtcagatgtgtcagccacacaaagagcacagcgtgtggttttcactaactctgctgtgcagaatgaatgattttttttctatgggtaaatatcgggactttcttcttATGCATCgagacgcgggacatttgctaggaaatcctgactgtcccgaccatatagggactgttggcatgtatggtcTACACCTCTTTTTATGTAGTATCGCTGCTATAACCAGCTTTTAACctgcactgtaaaaacaaaggtttaaaagtATTTGCCATAGATTTAACAAGGTTTACTATACACTCAATTATATTTagaatgtcatttcatttttgtttgagtGCAGTGGGATTGCAGTACATTGCCTCTGCAGATTAAGTCACTTAACTGTGTCTCTGTTTGTATTTCAGCTTGCTGACCCAAGTCAAAAAGGAAACATGCAGCAAATAGACAGCAAAGTCAAAGATGATCCAATCGTCAAGCAAAGCCAACCAGTAGAAATTGATTATAATAAAGTGTAccaaaatgtgaaatatacaaGAGGGCATTTAAATCCTAACAGCTACATGGGGAGTAAATCTAGCAAGGCTTCTACATTCACGGTGACAAACGCTCCACCCCAGCCTCGTGGATTTAATCAGGAACAGTGGagaaatgcagaaaacaaaattcTAGGTCTTTTAAACAACAAATGTCATGTTGTGAGCGGAGTCATCCCTTACCAGGTGGAGAAGTGGATTCCAGATAATACAGCGCGCAGAGTGGCTGTACCCGAGTTTGTGTGGATGGCTTATTGTTGCCCAGATCATCAGCCTCCCACTGGCGCAGTATTAGGACACAGCGATGGATCTAAAACAGTGACTGTCGGAGAAGGGGCTGACAAGTTACAGTTCAAACCTGCTGAAACAAAAGAGATTGAGGTGCATCAGCTGGAAGCCATCTTGAGCTCCAGATTGCAACCTAAAAATCATATCAGCATCTTTAAAGATGGTTGTACTTAAGGTTTCCTTCATTAAAAGTGCTGGGTGCAAGCAGAAATGTAAGTGCTTTGCAAAATTCTTCAAATGAATGTTTTCAATTCAATGTATAACCTTCGCtgagatataattttttttgctttagaCACATAGAGATctgcagaagaaaagaaaaaaaatcaatatactcCCAAATGATTTGAAGCTGACCTCATATCATGGttctaaaaatgttattaatgtgaaaatggcaaaataaaataccttggcattgtaaagcatgattaaataaaatggaagtGGCTTCAAAGTAGAGGTCTCCTTGTGTCTGTGCCTCGCTGTCACTCTTTCACCCCAAGAAGTGTTAAATACAAGATTCAGGTTGGGCTAGTTTTATTTGAGGGTGATGCAAAGTAGAACTTGTGCCACACATCCTTGCTGCTTTCCTGGCAAATCCCTCTTTATTCTCAGCTCAGAAATCTCAACCAGGTGCAGTTCCATGTGTCACAAAACCTATCTAATTAAACCGGAATGTGTGTTATTAAGGTTTTTACTATATCATCCCGTACAGATGTTATACACTGTAAAACATGTCCGTAAATTCAACGGTAAAATTATGgtaaacagtgaaggtaaattgccttctcttataaaatgacaatttaccttaaatttaacagcaatttaccttcatactaaaaacatttccttaaaaaacagacattttccgttgttttaacagaccacatCTTTTCACGGTTAAATGCTGGAGCTATTGCATCTAATTACGTTAAAAATGTtatcccagaatccattgcagggctgattgcaaacagtattgttttaactgtgttatttgtgttattgtgtgttaaatgtgttgtgcGGCTGCACAGTTATATGTAAATgtacatgtcctttgtgttccctcaccattTCATGTGTTTTGATCACTGtttgtgtggtcaccatcttgtggCAGGTTAGATCTTGGAGTGGGCTAGCCCTCTattggtgttttatttgtatgttgagTATAATGGTGGTAGGCTCGTAGCGTATGAGGAAAATCCGAGGTGCGGTTATTGGCTTTGTGAACTTGCTGTGAAAGCAGCAGGACTGTAAGCATGTGAGCTGTATTTATTAACAGTTAATTTGCTATGTTTCAGTAGTTGTTTGTTTCTatagtgttttattgtaaattcgtgttgttatttttacagtatattactggcaacctaactgcaagattttttttttttttttttac
This Polyodon spathula isolate WHYD16114869_AA chromosome 27, ASM1765450v1, whole genome shotgun sequence DNA region includes the following protein-coding sequences:
- the LOC121301540 gene encoding endonuclease domain-containing 1 protein-like, with amino-acid sequence MLYSLICGLLALATLWSVVNATVLTSDTFENSPCMKFFYKNQELTGFEGYNYARICQTFRDRYYFASLYDKDRRIPLYSASLFNYKDPLDKETDMSNEHWKYEPQLADPSQKGNMQQIDSKVKDDPIVKQSQPVEIDYNKVYQNVKYTRGHLNPNSYMGSKSSKASTFTVTNAPPQPRGFNQEQWRNAENKILGLLNNKCHVVSGVIPYQVEKWIPDNTARRVAVPEFVWMAYCCPDHQPPTGAVLGHSDGSKTVTVGEGADKLQFKPAETKEIEVHQLEAILSSRLQPKNHISIFKDGCT